The window AATCGCTGCTGATGCTCGGCGACACGGGCGAGGAGAGCGGCGACCGTCTGCTGCGCAGCGTTCCGCAGGAGGAACTCGACTGCGACTATATCCAGATGGCCCACCACGGGCAGATGGGCGTGCGCGAAGAGTTCTACCGCACGGTCCGCTTCCGCGCCTGCCTCTGGCCGACGCCCCTGTGGGTGTGGAACAACGATGTGGGCGAAGGCTACGACACAGCGTGGATGAAGACCCCCGAGACCCGCCGCTGGATGGACGAAAAGGGAATCACCGAGCACCACTGCGCCTGGCAGGGGCTCGTCAAAATCGAATAGACAAGCAAAAAAACTAACACCCTAAACCATGAAAAGCAACATTCTGCGTTACGCGATGCTGGTCTGCCTGAGTGCATCGGCAGTCACCGTATCGTGTTCGGAAAGCAAATCGGGCGAGACACCCGACGACCCCGGCAAACTGACGGCAATCACCCTTACGCCTTCGCCCCTCTCGCTGACCGTCGGGCAGACCGCTCAGCTGACCGCAACGGCCACACCCGCAACGGCTTCGCTCGAAGGGCTCCGCTGGTCGAGCGAAGATCCGAAGATCGCCCGGGCCGGCGACGACGGAATGATCGAGGGTATCGCCGTCGGCAAAACGAACGTCAAGGCCAAGTGCGGCGACGTAACCGCCTCATGCGAAGTCACGGTTACCGCTGCGCCGATCGTACTCGAAAAGATCGAGCTTTCGGTGACGTTCGCGTCGGTCGCAGCAGGCAAGACGCTGGACATCACAGCGAAACTCGTTCCCGAGAATGCCGCAGTAGAGGGTCCCGTCGTATGGAAAAGCGACGACACCTCCAAGGCGACCGTCGATCAGAACGGCCGCATAACGGGCGTCGCCGAAGGCCGCACCGTCATCTCCGCGACGCTCGGATCGGTCAGCGCCAGCTGCGACATCGAGGTTTATTCGCCTGCCGCAACCCGCGATTTCACGTTCCTGCAACTCAACCTCTGGGAAGGCATCGCCAACGTCGCCAACGGTCAGGAGGCGCTGATCAAACAGCTCACCGAACTGAAACCCGACGCCGCATCGTTCTGCGAGTTCACCTCGGAGGATAACGCACGCACGATCCTGAGCGCCGTAGCCGACGAACTGTACAAACGCACCGGCATCCGCTACACCTACACCTGCAAGGGAGGCAGCGGCACCCGCGGCCTGCTGACACGCCACCCGGTGCTCTCGGCCGACGCCGTGAACGGCAACCTGTGGTTCTACCGCACGGTGATCGATTTCTACGGACAGCAGATGGCGATTTACGCTTCACACGCCTACCACATGTATTACGCCTGCTACCTGCCGCGCGGCTACGGCGACGGCTCTTCGCCCTACGGATGGGACAAACTCGCAGACGGACCGATCACCGACGTTGATTTCATCCTCGAACGCGAAGAGAAGTCCGGACGCACGCAGATCGCCAGGGATCTCACGGCTGACACCCGGACCCAGCAGGAACAGGGACGCCTCTGCATCTTCGGAGGCGACCTCAACCAGCCTTCGCATCTCGACTGGACCGAGGCGATGAAGGACAAGTACGAACACAACGGCTGCGTGGTGGCATGGCCCGTCTCGACGACTTGCTACGCCGACGGCATGAAGGATGCCTACCGGGAGGTCTATCCCGACCCCGCGACCCATCCGGCCGTGACGTGGCCCGTGCACAACAAGGACGCCCGAAAGGAGACGCAATGGGCTGCGGAGGCCGACGAACGCGACCGCATCGACTTCGTCTACTACCGTCCCGATGCCAAATTCGCCCCCAAAAAGGCTCAGATCATGGGTCCCTCGTCGATGATCTCCAAAAGCGCCGTGGTCGAGGACCAGTTCATCGACAAGGCCGAGGAGCTGATCGAACCCGTGGGCGGCGTATGGCCCAGCGACCACCGGGGACTCTTCATCACCTTCGAAGTGCAATTCCGCCAATAAAATCCTGAAAAACAACGGACACGATGATTAAAGCAACCATCCCGTTCCTCCTGCTCGCCCTGTTCGCCTGCTCGAACTCCGACAACGATCCCGACCCCGGCAAGGAGCCGGGTCCGGCGCCGGGCGAGGTGGTTACATACGGCAACGAATCTCTGGTGGCGGTCGATCCCGCAGGCAAAGAGATCGCTTTCGACTATCGCGCCCCGCGCGACAAAAAGGTCGGCATCTTCTACTTCATCTGGCTGGGCGCCCACGGCTACGACACAGGCGACTATTTCGGCGGCGACATCATCCCGCCGAAGGCCACGGACACCCGGTCGCCTTACGACATCAGCGAACTGGAAAAAGGCCACAGCGATCCGGCCGACATTCCTTTCGGTCCCGGAGGCGCCATGCACCATTGGGGCAAGCCCTATCTGGATTACTACGTCTCCAACGACACGTGGGTGATCCGCCGCCACGCGCAGATGCTTTCGGAGGCAGGCGTAGACGTGATTTTCATCGACGTGACGAACGGATACGCCTATCTCCCGGTAGTCAGGACACTCTGCGACATTTACAATCAGATGCTGCGCGAAGGCAATCCCCGACCGAAAATCTCGTTCATCCTCAACACGAATCCCGCTCCGGTGGTGCAGGAACTGCTGACGCTCTACGGCAACAGCGACTACGACCGCCTGTGGTACGAACTCGACGGCAAGCCGCTGCTCCTCGCACCTCCCGGAGACTACGGGGCCGGGGTTTCCGAGCGCCTCACGTTCCGCTACGCATGGTTCGACACCCAGTTCGGCTACGGCGGTCCCTGGTACGGCGACGGCACGAACCGCTGGGCATGGGGCGAGTTCTCGCCGCAGCGCAACGTGAAGGAGGAGATTCCCGTCATGGCAGCAAGTCATCCTCTCTGGAACATCGGACGCAGCTACACGGGCAATTCGCCCGAGGACAAAGGCGGCCACCAGCCCGCGAACACCACAGCCGAACAGCGCGCCGCAGGAACCTATTTCAAACAGCAGTTCGAACACGCCATCGCGTGCGACCCCGATCTGATCTTCATCACGGGATGGAACGAATGGGTGGCCCAGCGGCAGATCAGCACAGGCCCTCAACAATTCATGGGCAAGACGATCAAAGCCGGCGAAAGCTATTTCGTAGACTGCTACAACCACGAATTCAGCCGCGACATCGAACCCTGTGCCGACGATTTCACAGACGTTTACTATTACTACATGACCGACTACGTGCGCCGTTACAAGGGCGTCGCTGCGGTCGAGCCGGTGAATGAAGTCCACAAGATCGCCATCGACGGCAAATTCGACGACTGGGAGACCCTCGGGACCCGCTACAAGGATTACACGGGCGACACCCGGGCACGCAACCACT of the Alistipes senegalensis JC50 genome contains:
- a CDS encoding Ig-like domain-containing protein — encoded protein: MKSNILRYAMLVCLSASAVTVSCSESKSGETPDDPGKLTAITLTPSPLSLTVGQTAQLTATATPATASLEGLRWSSEDPKIARAGDDGMIEGIAVGKTNVKAKCGDVTASCEVTVTAAPIVLEKIELSVTFASVAAGKTLDITAKLVPENAAVEGPVVWKSDDTSKATVDQNGRITGVAEGRTVISATLGSVSASCDIEVYSPAATRDFTFLQLNLWEGIANVANGQEALIKQLTELKPDAASFCEFTSEDNARTILSAVADELYKRTGIRYTYTCKGGSGTRGLLTRHPVLSADAVNGNLWFYRTVIDFYGQQMAIYASHAYHMYYACYLPRGYGDGSSPYGWDKLADGPITDVDFILEREEKSGRTQIARDLTADTRTQQEQGRLCIFGGDLNQPSHLDWTEAMKDKYEHNGCVVAWPVSTTCYADGMKDAYREVYPDPATHPAVTWPVHNKDARKETQWAAEADERDRIDFVYYRPDAKFAPKKAQIMGPSSMISKSAVVEDQFIDKAEELIEPVGGVWPSDHRGLFITFEVQFRQ